The following are encoded together in the Malaya genurostris strain Urasoe2022 chromosome 3, Malgen_1.1, whole genome shotgun sequence genome:
- the LOC131434641 gene encoding uncharacterized protein LOC131434641, with protein sequence MTDVATPHKILNFNSSSSSNNNNNNLTTSGNSGPRSVSFNRDVHVKRIGSRSEPRTFASNSNVRKEAQNLSAEALRKEAEFVLAHADRIDRARSQSEGEIRGKDNQFNSLPSRKSRAKAALTRSSSDASSQKPQKNLLNLFNNKSKSDRAAPPSNEKSRTVVSRSKSDVGQPGQVRVRKTPRRNTQELKHDPLTPIIEASPAEYTKKLDPLTVYTQQINDCVHTPVSDNFSAHTASKPVMETIALLRQNSKPQERLHCSQLPPEKPNLTKGVTVENIVKRLSSERHTSPPPAQIVRDGFSYTRPGEPVVYAQVVCSNEGKEKHTVRNQYMANVNEEDITKSSLYDQDRMTTKEYLTMKRPSPPLPKYTLDETDNFPRTKFKVYNSDEDEGLGIDYSKRFSTTYLKATTTDSITNSDEDHITPTVKHAPPERPLYNHSFSANYRGQADGKEYLPEFHELSQRREILESRIRNRIGSRELLNKRSPDRIFGVESGGSRYESHQRSAFRRSADRMGSESPIRRRTVSPYPVKEEPIERKNAKNGYVESFVTKTVINRDGKPYTEEFVERFKYPTKNLEDVRTTRTTYDREGSVERKEVQNFTRNLNDIGYSRQFLDKGDSGIENDFRKDSFVNEFPTGKKYSLSQNILACESFIRNERVHTNNCLQKPRRMYTYRERSIDDGSRFDPRLDEYSVDRTKVLKSSLKQEKKPGGLAKVKEFMSSTKKKLLGDTDKKGSRQSSIRSEDRARYEEQHLSKVSDIANRRRLSTPKSSPSTTKRSLSFKGVKGSEATKSSRSDWFKSFDRLSRKKSDAKSHVGSDSKSSSGIKQQKSLRFFGDTDSEYVDHVPQKVSRSKSSLSKVDKRYQSAYDLEATPKIRENRNRSTSMLNLDHGDRQKDSKRNDLYDISEDTTSYRMRSPSPAYPPKRVHSINRDYTPERSTSRKSYSRSRENSVDHSESEHYQRSSRSRNEQRSNKPPTGPQKPARSFERRGSLTREFDRVHDSSGTEGESSQQSQRSVVFLHATTVGDIPHPHIANAHRMAYSRESLNSPKKLQPMTRTISRSISVLAPWKPKHIREGYEINYHNDQQQPVTKPISTLPRPLKNRSTSQSTLNRNKPKSRRNNASVKDDLDSDKSSSFDNSRYPRTVGAGHQTHSLPRRPRDGSSLAANQSGSSRTNTLQKQRRI encoded by the exons ATGACGGATGTTGCCACGCCTCATAAGATACTGAActtcaacagcagcagcagcagcaacaacaacaacaataatttgACCACTTCCGGTAACAGTGGACCACGCAGTGTTTCCTTCAATCGAGACGTGCACGTTAAAAGGATTG GATCACGTTCGGAGCCACGAACTTTCGCTTCAAATTCGAACGTTCGCAAGGAAGCACAGAACTTATCAGCAGAAGCACTACGGAAGGAAGCTGAATTTGTTCTTGCACACGCGGATCGCATCGACAGAGCCCGTTCGCAAAGTGAAGGAGAGATCCGAGGAAAGGACAATCAATTTAATTCTCTCCCATCTCGTAAATCTCGAGCtaaagctgcccttacacgaagCTCCAGTGACGCATCGTCTCAGAAACCCCAGAAGAACTTACTCAATCTGTTTAACAACAAAAGCAAGTCAGATAGAGCAGCACCGCCATCGAACGAAAAGTCACGAACTGTGGTCAGTCGTAGCAAAAGTGATGTTGGTCAACCAGGCCAGGTGAGAGTACGTAAAACACCCAGGCGAAACACTCAAGAGCTGAAACATGATCCATTAACACCGATCATCGAAGCATCTCCGGCGGAATATACAAAGAAATTGGATCCATTGACAGTTTATACTCAGCAGATCAACGATTGTGTTCACACGCCAGTGTCGGACAACTTCTCCGCTCACACCGCTTCAAAGCCAGTAATGGAAACGATAGCATTGTTGCGCCAAAACTCCAAACCTCAAGAAAGACTGCACTGCTCTCAGTTACCACCGGAGAAACCGAACCTCACCAAGGGGGTTACAGTGGAGAACATTGTAAAGCGGCTTTCCAGCGAACGTCACACATCACCTCCTCCAGCGCAAATTGTCCGCGACGGATTTTCCTACACTCGTCCTGGTGAACCTGTTGTTTATGCACAGGTTGTTTGTAGTAATGAAGGCAAAGAAAAGCACACTGTTCGCAATCAGTATATGGCCAACGTTAACGAAGAAGACATAACGAAATCTAGTCTCTACGATCAAGACAGAATGACCACAAAGGAGTACCTCACCATGAAACGTCCCAGCCCACCACTTCCCAAGTACACGCTAGACGAAACGGataattttcctcgaacgaAGTTCAAAGTTTACAATAGCGATGAAGACGAAGGTCTTGGAATCGACTATAGCAAACGTTTCTCAACCACCTATCTGAAAGCAACGACCACTGATTCCATCACGAATTCGGATGAAGATCATATTACCCCGACGGTCAAACATGCACCACCCGAGCGTCCTCTGTACAATCATAGTTTTAGTGCCAACTATCGAGGTCAGGCAGATGGGAAAGAATATTTACCAGAATTTCACGAACTCAGTCAACGACGCGAAATTCTAGAATCCAGAATACGAAACCGAATTGGGTCTAGGGAGCTGTTGAATAAGCGTTCACCCGATCGAATATTTGGAGTTGAATCGGGTGGTTCTCGATATGAAAGTCATCAAAGGAGTGCGTTTAGGAGAAGCGCTGATCGGATGGGCAGTGAGTCCCCGATTCGACGAAGAACTGTTTCACCGTATCCTGTGAAAGAAGAACCCATTGAACGAAAGAATGCGAAGAATGGTTATGTTGAGTCATTTGTTACCAAGACAGTAATAAATCGGGACGGAAAACCGTACACAGAGGAATTTGTGGAACGCTTCAAGTACCCTACCAAAAATCTGGAGGACGTTCGAACGACAAGAACTACGTACGATCGAGAGGGGTCTGTAGAACGGAAGGAAGTGCAAAACTTTACTCGCAATTTGAATGATATCGGATACTCAAGGCAGTTTTTAGATAAAGGTGATTCTGGAATCGAGAACGActtcagaaaggattcattcgtcAACGAGTTTCCGACGGG CAAAAAATATTCGTTGTCTCAGAATATTTTGGCTTGTGAGAGTTTCATTCGGAATGAACGAGTTCATACCAACAACTGTCTACAGAAACCGAGAAGGATGTACACTTATAGGGAACGAAGCATTGACGATGGCAGCCGTTTTGATCCACGATTGGATGAATACTCAGTAGATCGCACCAAGGTACTGAAATCGTCACTAAAGCAAGAGAAAAAACCAGGAGGTTTAGCAAAG GTGAAAGAATTTATGAGTTCTACGAAAAAGAAATTATTAGGCGATACGGATAAGAAAGGCTCCAGACAAAGCAGTATTCGCAGTGAGGATCGGGCGCGATATGAGGAACAACATCTTTCAAAG GTGTCCGACATTGCCAATCGTCGTCGACTGTCAACGCCCAAGTCCAGTCCATCGACGACGAAGCGGTCGCTATCTTTCAAGGGAGTAAAGGGTAGCGAAGCAACGAAATCCTCCCGATCCGATTGGTTCAAGTCGTTTGATCGTTTGTCCCGTAAAAAGTCGGATGCCAAGTCCCATGTCGGTAGCGATTCGAAATCATCCAGTGGTATCAAGCAGCAGAAAAGTCTGCGATTTTTCGGGGATACCGATTCGGAATACGTTGATCATGTGCCACAGAAAGTTAGTCG CTCGAAGTCTTCGTTGTCGAAAGTTGACAAACGATATCAAAGTGCTTACGATTTGGAAGCGACACCAAAGATTCGAGAGAACCGGAATCGATCAACGTCTATGTTGAACTTGGACCATGGCGATCGTCAAAAGGATTCCAAG cgaaatgatCTCTACGATATTTCCGAGGATACGACGAGCTATCGAATGAGATCACCGTCTCCTGCCTATCCGCCTAAGCGGGTCCATAGTATAAATCGGGATTACACTCCAGAACGGTCGACTAGTCGAAAAAGTTACAGTCGATCACGGGAGAACAGTGTTGATCACTCAGAATCAGAGCATTACCAGCGCTCGAGCCGCAGTAGGAACGAACAACGTAGTAACAAACCACCTACAGGGCCCCAAAAACCAGCGCGATCATTCGAACGAAGAGGAAGCTTGACCAG GGAATTCGATCGGGTTCATGACAGCTCCGGTACCGAGGGTGAATCTAGTCAACAAAGTCAGCGCAGCGTTGTATTTCTTCACGCCACAACAG TTGGTGACATACCCCATCCACATATAGCAAACGCTCACCGGATGGCGTATTCACGGGAGTCACTGAACAGCCCAAAAAAACTTCAACCAATGACGCGAACCATCTCCCGTTCGATATCGGTGTTGGCACCATGGAAACCGAAACACATCCGCGAAGGATACGAAATTAACTATCATAACGATCAACAGCAACCGGTGACGAAACCGATCTCAACCCTACCGCGACCGCTAAAGAACCGATCGACTAGTCAATCAACGCTGAATCGGAATAAACCGAAAAGCCGTCGCAATAACGCAAGTGTGAAGGACGATCTGGATTCGGACAAGAGCTCTTCATTCGACAACTCCCGGTATCCGAGAACTGTCGGAGCTGGTCATCAGACACACTCGTTACCACGAAGGCCAAGGGATGGATCAAGCTTGGCGGCGAATCAATCCGGTAGCTCGAGAACTAACACGCTTCAGAAACAGCGGAGAATCTAA